In bacterium, one genomic interval encodes:
- a CDS encoding tetratricopeptide repeat protein, translating to MKQLVSRASSYMTCELFNDAIRSYEKAVFIDKKNVKAWDMLGYAYKSNGNLEKSMYAYHQAIKADPKDKSANFSLGVILASEKEYKEAVPYFEQIIAFGPDEKGQAIDIVSYHKSSLRLLANCYEALNEFDKEDRTLKELQKYYPQDSSMANKANPRRFIK from the coding sequence GTGAAGCAGTTAGTATCCCGGGCATCTTCATATATGACTTGCGAGTTATTTAATGATGCGATAAGGAGCTATGAAAAAGCGGTATTTATTGATAAAAAAAATGTTAAGGCGTGGGATATGCTTGGATATGCTTATAAAAGCAATGGTAATTTGGAAAAGTCCATGTATGCTTACCATCAGGCGATAAAAGCCGATCCTAAAGATAAAAGCGCAAACTTTAGCCTCGGGGTGATCCTGGCATCTGAAAAGGAATATAAAGAGGCGGTGCCGTATTTTGAGCAAATTATAGCATTCGGTCCGGATGAGAAGGGGCAGGCGATAGATATTGTTTCTTATCATAAGTCGTCATTGAGATTACTCGCGAACTGTTATGAAGCTCTAAATGAATTTGATAAAGAGGATAGAACGCTGAAAGAGTTGCAGAAATATTATCCTCAAGATAGTTCGATGGCCAACAAAGCAAATCCCAGGAGATTTATTAAATAA